The following proteins are encoded in a genomic region of Patagioenas fasciata isolate bPatFas1 chromosome 26, bPatFas1.hap1, whole genome shotgun sequence:
- the ZMIZ2 gene encoding zinc finger MIZ domain-containing protein 2, producing the protein MNSMNPMKSSGDGSFAYEAVPWQPSTNQPAGSLSVVTTVWGVSNTSQSQVFGSPMGPGGSGSSTPLLPGMAGTGSGMNSPPFLPQQPFTEGAPGKGYVQPGVYGRGAYPGAPGFTASYASSPGGPGGMGLPSHAGRPPADFTQAAAAAAVAAAAATATATATATVAALQEKQSQELSQYGAMGAGQPFSSQFLPHAGPRSPAMSPAGMASVMAPSGVSPVGMSPVRAPGAGPLYGGQRLPQHSYSGPPPSQQLPRQGLKRAYSTEGYPAQPYLQGGQYAAAGAQYPLSAPQSSAPSPSYPGHRLQQGMGQYLSASGNTGPYYKPAEQFNGQSGGFGGYSQAAVNGPGRSLPGYPSSPLAGNPTPPMTPGSGIPSYVSPGQDVKSPFLPDTKPSVASLHPSPAGPAPGEELRLTFPVRDGVVLEPFRLQHNLAVSNHVFQLRDSVYKTLMMRPDLELQFKCYHHEDRQMNTNWPASVQVSVNATPLTIERGDNKTSHKPLYLKHVCQPGRNTIQITVTACCCSHLFVLQLVHRPSVRSVLQGLIKKRLLPAEHCITKIKHNFSSGTIPGTPGPNGEDGVEQTAIKVSLKCPITFRRIQLPARGHDCRHIQCFDLESYLQLNCERGTWRCPVCNKTALLEGLEVDQYMLGILIHIQNSEHEEITIDPTCSWKPVPVKPDVHVKEEPEGPALKRCRTLSPTHMVLPNIMEMIAALGPGSAPFPALPPPPTGAAADYAAPGSTFPGPGGFPEPFPPPGAPGTPTLSDFTPGPPPISYQSDIPSGLLAPEKPPVPPLPAQLPPPGRIEPSHPPVQPGLHNPALGSQPAQPLHHRSAPARPPLGPPGPAHATDLAFPPAPSDGSEPALDLLPELTNPDELLSYLGPPDLPSSSNDDLLSLFENN; encoded by the exons GGGATCCCTCTCCGTGGTAACCACCGTCTGGGGTGTCAGCAACACCTCCCAGAGCCAG GTTTTTGGCAGCCCCATGGGCCCTGGGGGGAGCGGCTCCAGCACCCCGCTGCTGCCCGGCATGGCTGGCACCGGCTCGGGGATGAACTCGCCGCCGTTCCTGCCGCAGCAGCCGTTCACCGAGGGGGCACCTGGCAAGGGCTACGTGCAGCCGGGTGTCTATGGCCGCGGCGCCTACCCCGGCGCGCCGGGCTTCACCGCCAG CTACGCCAGCAGCCCCGGTGGCCCCGGCGGGATGGGGCTCCCGTCGCACGCTGGCCGCCCCCCCGCCGACTTCACCCaggcggccgccgctgccgccgtcgctgctgctgccgccactGCCACGGCCACGGCCACGGCAACGGTGGCGGCGCTGCAGGAGAagcagagccaggagctgagCCAGTACGGCGCG ATGGGCGCCGGGCAGCCCTTCAGCAGCCAGTTCCTGCCGCACGccggcccccgcagccccgccaTGAGCCCGGCCGGCATGGCGAGCGTCATGGCTCCCTCCGGCGTCTCCCCCGTTGGCATGAGCCCTGTGCGGGCGCCCGGCGCAGGGCCCCTGTACGGGGggcagcggctgccccagcacagcTACTCTGGCCCCCCCCCGAGCCAGCAGCTGCCCCGCCAGGGCCTCAAGCGGGCGTATTCCACCGAG ggCTACCCGGCGCAGCCGTATCTCCAGGGCGGGCAGTACGCCGCGGCGGGGGCCCAGTACCccctcagtgccccccagtcctccGCTCCGTCCCCCTCCTACCCCGGGcacaggctgcagcagggcaTGGGCCAGTACCTCTCCGCCTCGGGCAACACCGGACCCTATTACAAG CCGGCTGAGCAGTTCAACGGGCAGAGCGGTGGCTTCGGCGGCTACAGCCAGGCGGCCGTTAACGGG CCAGGCCGGTCGCTGCCGGGGTACCCCAGCTCGCCGCTGGCCGGGAACCCCACGCCCCCCATGACGCCGGGCAGCGGGATCCCGTCCTATGTGTCCCCGGGTCAGGACGTGAAGTCGCCCTTCCTGCCAGACACGAAGCCCAGTGTCGCCTCCCTGCACCCGTCCCCCGCGG GGCCGGCCCCCGGCGAGGAGCTGCGGTTGACATTCCCGGTGCGGGACGGGGTGGTGCTGGAGCCGTTCCGCCTGCAGCACAACCTGGCCGTCAGCAACCACGTCTTCCAGCTGCGCGACTCCGTCTACAAGACCCTCATGATGAg GCCCGACCTGGAGCTGCAGTTCAAGTGCTACCACCATGAGGACCGGCAGATGAACACCAACTGGCCGGCGTCCGTGCAGGTCAGCGTCAACGCCACGCCGCTCACCATCGAGCGCGGTGACAACAAGACCTCCCACAAGCCGCTCTACCTGAAGCACGTCTGCCAGCCCGGCAGGAACACCATCCAGATCACCGTCACCGCCTGCTGCTGC TCCCACCTGTTCGTGCTGCAGCTGGTGCACCGGCCCTCAGTGCGCTCCGTGCTGCAGGGGCTCATCAAGAAGCGCCTGCTCCCCGCCGAGCACTGCATCACCAAAA TCAAGCACAACTTCAGCAGCGGGACCATCCCGGGGACCCCGGGGCCCAATGGTGAGGACGGGGTGGAGCAAACGGCCATCAAAGTGTCCCTCAAGTGTCCCATCACCTTCCGGAGGATCCAGCTCCCGGCCAGGGGCCACGACTGCCGCCACATACAG TGCTTCGACCTGGAGTCCTACCTGCAGCTCAACTGCGAGAGGGGGACGTGGCGCTGCCCTGTCTGCAA TAAGACGGCTCTGCTGGAGGGACTGGAGGTGGACCAGTACATGCTGGGCATCCTGATCCACATCCAGAA CTCGGAGCACGAGGAGATCACCATCGACCCGACCTGCAGCTGGAAACCCGTCCCCGTCAAACCCGATGTCCATGTGAAGGAGGAACCGGAGGGGCCGGCGCTGAAGCGGTGCCGGACGCTCAGCCCCACGCACATGGTGCTGCCCAACATCATGGAGATGATCGCAGCCCTGGGGCCCGGCTCCGCACCCTTCCCGGCGCTGCCGCCACCCCCCACGGGCGCCGCTGCCGACTACGCCGCCCCGG GTTCCACCTTTCCGGGACCCGGGGGCTTCCCCGAGCCCTTCCCCCCTCCCGGTGCCCCCGGCACGCCGACGCTGAGCGACTTCACGCCAGGACCCCCCCCCATCTCCTACCAGTCCGACATCCCCAGCGGCCTCCTGGCCCCCGAGAAGCCCCCTGTGCCCCCTCTCCCCGCACAG TTGCCCCCGCCGGGGCGGATAGAGCCGTCCCACCCCCCAGTGCAGCCTGGGCTGCACAACCCCGCGCTGGGCAGCCAGCCGGCACAGCCCCTGCACCACCGCAGCGCCCCAGCACGGCCCCCCCtgggcccccccggcccggcaCACGCCACCGACCTCGCCTTCCCCCCCGCGCCCAGCGACGGGTCGGAGCCGGCCCTGGAC CTCCTGCCTGAGCTGACCAACCCAGACGAGCTGCTCTCCTACCTGGGCCCCCCCgacctccccagcagcagcaacgaCGACCTCCTCTCCCTCTTCGAGAACAACTGA
- the CIMAP1A gene encoding LOW QUALITY PROTEIN: ciliary microtubule associated protein 1A (The sequence of the model RefSeq protein was modified relative to this genomic sequence to represent the inferred CDS: substituted 1 base at 1 genomic stop codon) yields MDGAFVGTWRPHRPRGLISAQFTSPGPRYSIQGTTGYINHNPTKVKAPAYTCRGAKAPAEGGCSPGPRYYVEPSMTRTGKHVAPAYAITGLPRIKTEITSGPSDYSPEKSNRHIFKCPPEPSMGFRTRGVKTDFTPGPGTYILPRVLGPNTAHTSASPCYSMKSRSQQDRYDADLPKTPGPAVLPKIELDVYKTRAPGYTMGTXTQLRDKTVKPGPADYPTGRVELIKPQAPAATFGLRHSVYTAPLILDI; encoded by the exons ATGGACGGAGCTTTCGTGGGCACTTGGAGACCTCATCGCCCACGGGGCCTCATCTCGGCCCAGTTCACCAGCCCTGGACCCAGATACTCAATCCAGGGGACAACGG GCTACATCAACCACAACCCCACCAAAGTCAAAGCCCCCGCGTACACCTGCAGAGGGGCAAAAGCTCCTGCGGAAGGCGGCTGCTCCCCAGGCCCTCGCTATTACGTGGAGCCCTCCATGACCAGGACTGGGAAGCACGTGGCTCCAGCCTACGCCATCACTGGACTTCCCAGGATAAAGACGGAGATCACATCTGGACCCA GCGATTACAGCCCGGAGAAGTCCAACCGACACATCTTTAAGTGCCCGCCTGAGCCATCCATGGGCTTCCGGACCAGGGGAGTCAAAACCGACTTCACTCCAG GTCCCGGCACCTACATCTTGCCCAGGGTGCTGGGCCCCAACACGGCGCACACGTCTGCCAGCCCGTGCTACTCCATGAAGAGCAGGAGTCAGCAGGATCGCTACGATGCCGATCTCCCCAAG ACCCCAGGCCCTGCGGTGCTCCCGAAGATCGAGCTGGACGTTTACAAAACCAGGGCTCCCGGGTACACCATGGGAACCTGAACTCAGCTCCGAGACAAGACGGTCAAACCGGGGCCGGCGGATTACCCCACGGGAAGG GTGGAGCTGATCAAGCCCCAGGCGCCTGCAGCCACATTTGGACTGCGCCATTCCGTGTACACCGCTCCCCTGATCCTCGACATATGA
- the PPIA gene encoding peptidyl-prolyl cis-trans isomerase A produces the protein MANPVVFFDIAANGEPLGRVTFELFADKVPKTAENFRALSTGEKGFGYKGSCFHRIIPGFMCQGGDFTRHNGTGGKSIYGEKFPDENFILKHTGPGILSMANAGPNTNGSQFFICTAKTEWLDGKHVVFGRVKEGMNVVEAMERCGSKDGKTSKKITITDCGQLS, from the exons ATGGCCAACCCCGTCGTCTTCTTCGACATTGCCGCCAACGGCGAACCCCTGGGCCGCGTCACCTTCGAG CTCTTTGCAGACAAGGTCCCCAAGACAGCAG aaaacttCCGTGCCCTGAGCACCGGTGAGAAGGGATTTGGCTACAAGGGGTCCTGCTTCCACAGAATCATTCCTGGGTTCATGTGCCAG GGTGGCGACTTCACGCGCCACAACGGCACCGGCGGCAAATCCATCTATGGGGAGAAGTTCCCCGATGAGAACTTCATCCTGAAGCACACGGGCCCTGGCATCCTGTCCATGGCCAACGCTGGCCCCAACACAAATGGTTCCCAGTTCTTCATCTGCACTGCCAAGACCGAGTG GTTGGATGGCAAGCACGTCGTCTTTGGCCGCGTCAAGGAGGGGATGAACGTGGTGGAGGCCATGGAGCGCTGTGGCTCCAAAGATGGCAAAACAAGCAAGAAGATCACCATCACCGACTGCGGGCAGCTCTCGTGA
- the LOC139825639 gene encoding uncharacterized protein: protein MCLIPDVPVADGLATPLPALVRENHGNPSGVNTERAFPASQLTRHREGPQRTKPKVLRRKSSQRKSVLNQVLEELDKVEHDLSHDTGEKVAMQKRGDQVVPIYDDGTWAMKSRGMPELPNPGEARQAGINGLLDKIPGWSTKKNNNTTDSATYKNRCLEAVAGVLGSILFGIVLFCVCWLCKRRILKRREAKAKAAGNAAQQ, encoded by the exons ATGTGCTTGATTCCAGATGTGCCTGTAGCCGATGGCCTTGCGACTCCTCTCCCGGCCCTTGTCCGGGAGAATCACGGCAATCCCTCAG GTGTGAACACAGAGAGAGCTTTTCCGGCATCGCAGCTCACTCGGCACCGCGAGG GTCCTCAAAGAACAAAGCCTAAGGTATTAAGACGAAAATCTTCCCAGCGTAAATCCGTCCTCAACCAAGTCCTGGAGGAACTGGACAAAGTAGAGCACG ACCTGAGCCATGACACTGGGGAGAAAGTGGCGATGCAGAAAAGAGGCGATCAGGTAGTGCCGATCTACGATGACGGGACTTGGGCAATGAAATCACGAGGCATGCCAG AGCTGCCCAACCCTGGGGAAGCCCGCCAGGCTGGAATCAACGGCCTCCTTGACAAGATTCCAG GTTGGAGCACCAAGAAGAACAACAATACTACAGACTCCGCGACCTACAAGAACCGCTGCTTAGAAGCCGTCGCGGGGGTCTTGGGCTCCATCCTGTTTGGGATAGTGCTGTTTTGTGTATGCTGGCTGTGCAAGAGGAGGATACTAAA GCGCCGCGAAGCCAAGGCCAAGGCAGCTGGGAACGCGGCACAGCAATAA